A stretch of Onychomys torridus chromosome 2, mOncTor1.1, whole genome shotgun sequence DNA encodes these proteins:
- the Errfi1 gene encoding ERBB receptor feedback inhibitor 1 — protein MSTAGVAAQDIQVPLKTGFLHNGQALGSRRSCWGSGREFENNFLNIDPISMAYSLNSPTQEHLTALGCASRPAPVSGHFFADCGPSPKSSLPPLIIPPSGSLGQREEDQVVCGFKKLSVNGGCTSTPPLTPVKNCPSPFPCAAVCDRSSRPLPPLPISEDLSLDEADCEVEFLTSSDTDFLLEDCAPSDFKYDVPGRRSFRGCGQINYAYFDTPTVSVADLSCASDQNRVVPDPNPPPPQSHRRLRRSHSGPAGSFNKPAIRISSYTHRASPSSDEDKPEVPPRVPIPPRPAKPDYRRWSAEVTSNTYSDEDRPPKVPPREPLSRSNSRTPSPKSLPSYLNGVMPPTQSFAPDPKYVSSKALQRQSSEGSANKVPCILPIIENGKKVSSTHYYLLPERPPYLDKYEKYFREAEETNPSTQIQPLPAACGMASATEKLASRMKMDAGSHVKRKHLSYVVSP, from the exons ATGTCCACAGCAGGAGTTGCTGCTCAGGATATTCAAGTCCCATTAAAAACTGGATTTCTGCATAATGGCCAAGCCTTGGGGAGCAGAAGGAGCTGCTGGGGCAGCGGCCGTGAGTTTGAGAA tAACTTTCTAAACATTGATCCAATATCCATGGCCTACAGTCTGAACTCCCCTACTCAGGAGCACCTAACAGCTCTTG GCTGTGCTTCGCGGCCTGCTCCAGTGAGTGGCCACTTCTTTGCAGACTGTGGTCCATCTCCAAAGTCAAGCTTGCCCCCTCTTATTATTCCCCCAAGTGGCAGCCTGGGACAGCGTGAAGAGGATCAAGTTGTGTGTGGTTTTAAGAAACTCTCAGTGAATGGGGGCTGCACATCCACACCTCCACTTACCCCCGTCAAGAACTGCCCTTCCCCTTTCCCCTGCGCAGCTGTGTGTGATCGTAGCTCCCGGCCGCTCCCACCATTGCCCATCTCTGAAGACCTCTCTCTGGATGAGGCCGACTGTGAGGTAGAATTTCTAACCAGCTCAGACACAGACTTCCTTCTGGAAGACTGTGCACCTTCTGATTTCAAGTATGATGTTCCTGGCAGGCGAAGCTTCCGTGGGTGTGGACAGATAAACTATGCATATTTTGACACCCCAACTGTTTCTGTAGCAGATCTCAGCTGTGCATCTGACCAGAACAGAGTTGTACCTGATCCGAATCCTCCCCCACCTCAAAGCCATCGCAGATTAAGGAGATCTCACTCAGGACCAGCTGGGTCATTTAACAAACCAGCCATCCGGATATCTAGCTACACACACAGGGCTTCTCCCAGCTCAGATGAAGATAAGCCTGAGGTCCCTCCCAGGGTTCCAATACCTCCTAGGCCGGCAAAGCCAGACTACAGAAGGTGGTCGGCAGAAGTGACCTCCAACACCTACAGTGATGAAGACAGGCCTCCCAAAGTCCCGCCAAGAGAACCTTTGTCACGGAGTAACTCCCGTACCCCAAGTCCTAAAAGCCTTCCGTCTTACCTCAATGGGGTCATGCCCCCAACACAGAGCTTTGCCCCTGACCCCAAGTATGTCAGCAGCAAAGCCCTGCAAAGACAGAGCAGCGAAGGATCTGCCAACAAGGTTCCCTGCATCTTGCCCATTATTGAAAATGGGAAGAAGGTTAGTTCAACGCATTATTACCTACTACCTGAGAGACCGCCGTACCTAGACAAATATGAAAAGTATTTTAgggaagcagaagaaacaaaCCCAAGCACCCAAATTCAGCCGTTACCTGCTGCCTGTGGGATGGCCTCTGCTACCGAAAAGCTGGCCTCCAGGATGAAAATGGACGCGGGTAGTCATGTGAAGCGCAAACATTTATCCTATGTGGTTTCTCCATAA
- the LOC118578900 gene encoding cytochrome c oxidase subunit 7A2, mitochondrial-like yields MFQNRLTLHQIAQRTISTTSQRHFENKVPEKQKLFQEDNGVPVHLKGRAAGALLYRPTMGLRVGGTAYAIYMLVMAAFPKKQN; encoded by the coding sequence ATGTTTCAGAATCGGCTGaccctccatcagattgcccaGAGGACCATCAGCACTACTTCACAAAGgcattttgaaaacaaagttCCAGAGAAACAAAAGCTGTTTCAGGAGGACAATGGGGTCCCAGTGCATCTGAAGGGCAGAGCAGCTGGTGCCCTCCTCTACAGACCCACGATGGGTCTGAGAGTTGGTGGAACAGCGTATGCCATCTACATGTTAGTTATGGCTGCATTCCCCAAGAAGCAGAACTGA